In one Melaminivora jejuensis genomic region, the following are encoded:
- the lapB gene encoding lipopolysaccharide assembly protein LapB — MDFDLNWILLGLPIAFGLGWLASRLDLRQVRQDSRRAPKAYFKGLNYLLNEQQDQAIDAFIEAVQNDPDTTELHFALGNLFRRRGEYNRAVRVHEHLLARGDLSRADRERAQHALALDFLKAGLLDRAEDALRRLEGTPFEAQARMALLAIYERSRDWPHASDIARRMQAAQQGDFGTRQAHYLCEQALTCTARGELEAAQTLLHKAVEAAPQAARARIELARLHQRMGDAGAAWHVLHELAEAAPAALPLAAALLVEVASASGQLDAAHALLVQRYQDMPALDLLDAIVALESAGTNGTQARNWYVRHLEHEPSLVAATRWLAGEELAQQQFHPQVQRALEHASRPLTRYRCAACGFEARQHFWQCPGCQSWDSYPARRVEEL; from the coding sequence ATGGACTTTGACCTGAACTGGATCCTGCTGGGCCTGCCGATCGCCTTCGGCCTGGGCTGGCTGGCCTCTCGGCTGGACTTGCGCCAGGTGCGCCAGGACAGCCGGCGCGCGCCCAAGGCGTATTTCAAGGGCCTGAACTATCTGCTCAACGAACAGCAGGATCAGGCCATCGACGCCTTCATCGAGGCCGTGCAGAACGACCCGGACACGACCGAGCTGCACTTTGCCCTGGGCAACCTGTTCCGGCGCCGGGGTGAATACAACCGCGCCGTGCGCGTGCATGAGCATCTGCTGGCGCGCGGCGACCTCTCGCGCGCCGACCGCGAACGCGCCCAGCACGCGCTGGCGCTGGACTTTCTCAAGGCCGGACTGCTCGACCGCGCCGAAGACGCCCTGCGCCGCCTGGAGGGCACGCCCTTCGAGGCGCAGGCGCGCATGGCGCTGCTGGCCATCTACGAGCGCTCGCGCGACTGGCCGCACGCCAGCGACATCGCCCGGCGTATGCAGGCCGCGCAGCAGGGCGACTTCGGCACACGCCAAGCGCATTACCTGTGCGAACAGGCCCTGACCTGCACTGCCCGGGGCGAACTCGAAGCCGCCCAGACCCTGCTGCACAAGGCCGTCGAAGCCGCTCCCCAGGCCGCGCGCGCGCGCATCGAGCTGGCCCGGCTGCACCAGCGCATGGGCGACGCTGGCGCCGCCTGGCACGTGCTGCACGAGCTGGCCGAGGCCGCCCCGGCGGCCTTGCCGCTGGCGGCTGCGCTGCTGGTCGAAGTGGCCAGCGCCAGCGGGCAGCTGGACGCGGCCCACGCCCTGCTGGTGCAGCGCTACCAGGACATGCCGGCGCTGGATCTGCTGGACGCCATCGTGGCCCTGGAGAGCGCCGGCACCAACGGCACGCAGGCGCGCAACTGGTACGTGCGCCACCTGGAGCACGAGCCTTCGCTGGTCGCCGCCACCCGCTGGCTGGCCGGCGAAGAATTGGCCCAGCAGCAGTTCCATCCGCAGGTGCAGCGCGCGCTGGAGCACGCCAGTCGGCCCCTGACGCGCTACCGCTGTGCGGCCTGCGGCTTCGAGGCGCGCCAGCATTTCTGGCAGTGTCCGGGCTGCCAGAGCTGGGACAGCTACCCGGCGCGGCGCGTCGAGGAGTTGTAG
- a CDS encoding ComEA family DNA-binding protein produces MRLRTRFTVLLGGLLLTMLWLLPAGPAGAAGPQPTPASATLEVNQASEAQLDGLIGIGPVISGRILAARRAKTFDDWGDFLGRVKGIGPATAARLSEQGLRVQGQAWPGPAAPPGAEDGLRGLALASHPQFPGN; encoded by the coding sequence ATGCGCTTGCGTACCAGATTCACTGTGCTGCTGGGCGGGCTGTTGCTGACCATGCTCTGGCTGCTGCCGGCCGGGCCGGCTGGGGCAGCCGGGCCGCAACCGACCCCGGCCAGCGCCACGCTGGAAGTCAACCAGGCCAGCGAGGCCCAGCTCGATGGCCTGATCGGCATCGGGCCGGTCATTTCCGGACGCATCCTGGCGGCGCGCCGGGCCAAGACCTTTGATGACTGGGGGGATTTTCTGGGCCGGGTCAAGGGCATAGGCCCGGCGACGGCGGCCCGGCTGTCCGAGCAGGGTTTGCGCGTGCAGGGCCAGGCTTGGCCCGGGCCTGCCGCGCCACCCGGCGCTGAGGATGGCCTGCGCGGGCTGGCATTGGCGAGCCACCCGCAATTTCCCGGCAATTGA
- a CDS encoding monovalent cation/H+ antiporter subunit A, producing the protein MSLVFLVLLPFAGSLLAAVLPANARNTESTLAGVIALFCTVWTALSFPAIEDGGVLRQDIDWLPALGLQLTIRMDGFAWMFAMLVFGIGTLVVLYARYYMSPADPVPRFFSFLLAFMGSMAGVVLSGNLIVLVFFWELTSLFSFLLIGYWHHREDARRGARMALTVTASGGLCLLAGVLVMGHIVGSYDLEHVLQSAELLRAHPLYLTALVLVLLGAFTKSAQFPFHFWLPHAMAAPTPVSSYLHSATMVKAGVFLLARLWPVMGDTEAWFWLVGGAGVCTFLVGGYAAMFQNDLKGLLAYSTISHLGLIVLLLGLNSRLAAVAAVFHIINHATFKASLFMAAGIIDHESGTRDIRRLSGLRLMMPITATLAAVASAAMAGVPLLNGFLSKEMFFAETVYLDVSPLVGMALPTAATLGGMFSVAYSLRFVVDVFGGPPATDLPHEPHEPPHWMRVPVELLVLICLVVGVFPAWAIGRYLDAAALPVVGGELPPFSLALWHGVNAPLVMSFVALGGGTALYLFLRRQREAGRVEAAPLVARVSGKRIFEWLLAWATNGSRRARRLLSTRRLQWQMLWLVLATLAAAALPLLPAVGTQGAVRPQLPLSPAFALLWLLGAMCALATAWQAKYHRLAALVFMGGAGLCVCITFLWFSAPDLALTQLSVEVVTTVLFLLGLRWLPRRDATLPAADSHALIARARRLRDFLIALAAGGGMAWLAFAMMSRPFADSTSTFFLERALPEGGGANVVNVMLVDFRGFDTFGEIIVLGVVALTVYALLRRFRPAGEAMDLPEQQRYLPADLQTDLLNPRNAADTAIGYLMVPAVLVRLLLPFTALVSIYLFLRGHDRPGGGFVAGLVFSVALVLQYIISGTEWVEAHMRLFPRRWIATGMLLALGTGLGAVVLDYPFLTSHMASLQLPVVGELHIASALFFDAGVFALVVGSTLLILTAIAHQSVRSHRWHARLLEEEQLAMATLVSYDDDTTPVREAR; encoded by the coding sequence ATGTCCCTGGTCTTCCTTGTCCTGCTGCCCTTCGCCGGGAGCCTGCTGGCTGCCGTGCTGCCGGCCAACGCGCGCAATACCGAATCCACCCTGGCCGGAGTGATCGCGCTTTTTTGCACTGTCTGGACAGCCCTGTCCTTCCCGGCCATCGAAGATGGCGGCGTGCTGCGCCAGGACATCGACTGGCTGCCCGCGCTGGGCCTGCAGCTGACCATCCGCATGGACGGCTTTGCCTGGATGTTCGCCATGCTGGTCTTCGGCATCGGCACGCTGGTGGTGCTGTATGCGCGCTACTACATGTCGCCGGCCGATCCGGTTCCGCGCTTTTTCTCCTTCCTGCTGGCCTTCATGGGCTCCATGGCCGGGGTGGTGCTGTCGGGTAACCTGATCGTGCTGGTCTTCTTCTGGGAGCTGACCAGCCTGTTCTCCTTTCTCTTGATCGGCTACTGGCACCACCGCGAGGACGCCCGGCGCGGCGCGCGCATGGCGCTCACCGTGACGGCCTCGGGCGGCCTGTGCCTGCTGGCCGGCGTGCTGGTCATGGGCCACATCGTCGGCAGCTACGACCTGGAGCACGTGCTGCAATCCGCCGAGCTGCTGCGCGCCCATCCCCTGTACCTGACGGCACTGGTGCTGGTGCTGCTGGGCGCCTTCACCAAAAGCGCGCAGTTTCCCTTCCACTTCTGGCTGCCGCACGCCATGGCTGCGCCCACGCCGGTGTCGAGCTACCTGCACTCGGCCACCATGGTCAAGGCCGGGGTGTTTTTGCTGGCGCGGCTGTGGCCCGTCATGGGCGACACCGAGGCCTGGTTCTGGCTGGTCGGCGGCGCTGGCGTATGTACCTTCCTGGTGGGCGGCTACGCGGCCATGTTCCAAAACGACCTCAAGGGTTTGCTCGCGTATTCGACCATCTCGCACCTGGGCCTGATCGTGCTGCTGCTGGGACTGAACAGCCGCCTGGCCGCCGTGGCCGCCGTGTTCCACATCATCAACCACGCGACCTTCAAGGCCTCGCTGTTCATGGCCGCCGGCATCATCGACCACGAAAGCGGCACGCGCGATATCCGCCGCCTGTCGGGCCTGCGCCTGATGATGCCCATCACCGCCACGCTGGCTGCCGTGGCCAGCGCCGCCATGGCCGGGGTGCCCCTGCTCAACGGCTTTCTGTCCAAGGAAATGTTTTTTGCCGAGACGGTCTATCTGGACGTCTCGCCCCTGGTCGGCATGGCACTGCCCACAGCGGCCACGCTGGGCGGCATGTTCAGCGTGGCCTATTCGCTGCGCTTTGTGGTCGATGTCTTCGGCGGGCCGCCGGCGACAGACCTGCCGCACGAGCCGCACGAGCCGCCGCACTGGATGCGCGTGCCGGTCGAGCTGCTGGTGCTGATCTGCCTGGTGGTGGGCGTCTTCCCGGCCTGGGCCATAGGCCGCTACCTGGACGCCGCCGCCCTGCCGGTGGTCGGCGGCGAATTGCCGCCCTTCAGCCTGGCACTGTGGCACGGCGTCAATGCACCGCTGGTCATGAGCTTCGTGGCGCTGGGTGGCGGCACGGCGCTGTACCTGTTCCTGCGCCGCCAGCGCGAGGCCGGGCGCGTCGAGGCTGCGCCGCTGGTGGCGCGCGTCAGCGGCAAGCGCATCTTCGAGTGGCTGCTGGCCTGGGCCACCAATGGCAGCCGCCGGGCACGGCGCCTGCTGTCCACCCGGCGGCTGCAATGGCAGATGCTGTGGCTGGTGCTGGCCACGCTGGCCGCAGCCGCCCTGCCGCTGCTGCCTGCCGTGGGTACGCAGGGCGCAGTGCGCCCACAACTGCCGCTGTCGCCCGCGTTTGCACTGCTGTGGCTGCTGGGCGCCATGTGCGCGCTGGCCACGGCCTGGCAGGCCAAATACCACCGGCTGGCAGCGCTGGTCTTCATGGGCGGTGCGGGCTTGTGCGTGTGCATCACCTTTCTGTGGTTCTCGGCACCCGATCTGGCGCTGACCCAGCTGTCGGTAGAGGTGGTGACCACGGTGCTGTTCCTGCTGGGCCTGCGCTGGCTACCCAGGCGCGACGCCACCCTGCCGGCGGCCGACTCCCACGCCCTGATCGCCCGCGCGCGCCGCCTACGCGACTTCTTGATCGCCCTGGCCGCAGGCGGCGGCATGGCCTGGCTGGCCTTTGCCATGATGAGCCGCCCATTTGCCGACAGCACCTCGACCTTCTTCCTGGAACGCGCCCTGCCCGAGGGCGGCGGCGCCAACGTGGTCAACGTCATGCTGGTGGACTTCCGCGGCTTCGACACCTTTGGCGAGATCATCGTGCTGGGCGTGGTGGCGCTCACGGTCTATGCGCTGCTGCGGCGCTTTCGCCCCGCCGGCGAGGCCATGGATCTGCCCGAGCAGCAGCGCTACCTGCCCGCCGACCTGCAGACCGACCTGCTGAATCCGCGCAACGCCGCCGACACCGCCATCGGCTACCTGATGGTGCCGGCAGTGCTGGTGCGCCTGCTGCTGCCCTTCACGGCGCTGGTATCGATCTATCTGTTCCTGCGCGGGCACGACAGGCCAGGCGGCGGCTTTGTCGCCGGGCTGGTGTTTTCCGTGGCGCTGGTGCTGCAGTACATCATCTCCGGCACCGAATGGGTGGAGGCGCACATGCGCCTGTTCCCGCGCCGCTGGATCGCCACCGGCATGTTGCTGGCGCTGGGCACCGGCCTGGGCGCGGTAGTGCTGGACTACCCCTTCCTGACCAGCCACATGGCATCGCTGCAACTGCCGGTAGTCGGCGAACTACACATCGCCAGCGCCCTGTTCTTCGACGCCGGGGTATTTGCACTGGTAGTCGGCAGCACGCTCTTGATCCTGACGGCGATTGCCCACCAGTCGGTACGCAGCCACCGCTGGCATGCCCGGCTGCTGGAGGAAGAGCAACTGGCCATGGCGACACTGGTCAGCTACGACGACGACACGACACCCGTGCGGGAGGCACGCTGA
- a CDS encoding Na+/H+ antiporter subunit C, whose protein sequence is MELILALAIGVLTGSGVWLLLRPRTFQIILGLSLLSYAVNLFIFSMGRLGLAEGQEPVLAPGVPTDLQHYADPLPQALVLTAIVIGFAMTALFLVVLLASRGISGTDHVDGTHAHDSQEMP, encoded by the coding sequence ATGGAACTGATACTGGCCCTGGCCATTGGCGTGCTGACCGGCTCGGGCGTGTGGCTGCTGCTGCGCCCGCGCACCTTTCAGATCATCCTGGGCCTGTCGCTGCTGTCGTATGCGGTCAATCTGTTCATCTTCAGCATGGGCCGCCTGGGCCTGGCCGAGGGGCAGGAGCCCGTCCTCGCACCCGGCGTGCCGACCGACCTGCAGCACTACGCCGACCCGCTGCCCCAGGCCCTGGTGCTGACCGCCATCGTCATCGGCTTTGCCATGACGGCGCTGTTCCTGGTGGTGCTGCTGGCCTCGCGCGGCATCAGCGGCACCGACCACGTGGACGGCACGCACGCCCATGACAGCCAGGAGATGCCGTGA